One window from the genome of Haloprofundus halobius encodes:
- a CDS encoding LUD domain-containing protein, whose product MSSTRDEKATRIRHFLATEGDAVAEGTRGFNAGRYESVGRLDEYEELKDRARAIKEDAIERLPELVDQLRESVEANGGTLYVADDADDANRYIREVVEERDAETVVKSKSMTTEELEVNDELRAADVDVVETDLGEWVLQLADEVPSHIIAPAIHKSREGIAELFETTFDLDEPLETAEELTMFAREKLGERIAEADVGMTGANFIAADSGTLLLVTSEGNARKSVVVPDTHVAVAGVEKVVPSVTDFQPFVELIGRSGTGQDITSYVSLLTPPAPSPTVEFDAPDVPMTDGETNREFHLVLVDNGRMAMREDEQLKETLYCIRCSACANSCGNFQSVGGHVFGGETYSGGIATGWETGIEGLDVAAEFNDLCTGCSRCVNACPVKIDIPWINTVVRDRINRGEGGKLDFLVEGLTPDEESGGLDLGKRFFGNFSTVAKLGSATAPVSNWVAGTRPARRLLAKTVGVDPRRDLPSFQRETFRAWFERRGGAQVPAARARREAVVYPDLYTNHVQVERGKAAVRTLEALGVHVVVPEVPSSGRAPLSQGMVSTAARHAHEVYAALAEHVDANRDIVVVEPSDLAMFRREYEKFLAPKSFERLDMHSYEVMEYVYGLLHVGAETTLLSTPDGDDAGVAYHSHCQQRTLGLESYTVAVLEDLGYDVVTSETECCGMAGSFGYKSEYYELSMDVGEPIREQFEAADAANRTVVASGTSCLEQLDALLSRPTRHPVELVAPR is encoded by the coding sequence ATGAGTTCGACCCGCGACGAGAAAGCGACGAGGATCCGTCACTTCCTCGCCACCGAAGGCGACGCCGTCGCCGAGGGGACCCGCGGGTTCAACGCCGGACGTTACGAGTCGGTCGGGAGACTCGACGAGTACGAGGAACTGAAAGACCGCGCCCGCGCCATCAAGGAGGACGCCATCGAACGCCTCCCAGAACTCGTCGACCAGTTACGCGAGTCCGTCGAAGCCAACGGGGGGACGCTCTACGTCGCCGACGACGCCGACGACGCCAATCGCTACATCCGGGAGGTCGTCGAAGAACGGGACGCCGAGACCGTCGTCAAGAGCAAGTCGATGACCACCGAGGAACTGGAGGTCAACGACGAACTCCGGGCGGCGGACGTGGACGTCGTCGAGACGGACCTCGGCGAGTGGGTGCTCCAACTCGCCGACGAAGTGCCGTCGCACATCATCGCGCCCGCCATCCACAAGTCCCGCGAGGGTATCGCCGAGTTGTTCGAGACGACGTTCGACCTCGACGAACCGCTCGAAACCGCCGAGGAACTGACGATGTTCGCCCGCGAGAAACTGGGCGAGCGCATCGCCGAGGCCGACGTCGGGATGACCGGCGCGAACTTCATCGCCGCCGACTCCGGCACCCTACTGCTCGTCACCAGCGAGGGCAACGCGAGAAAGTCGGTCGTCGTCCCCGACACGCACGTCGCCGTCGCGGGCGTCGAGAAGGTCGTTCCGTCCGTCACCGACTTCCAGCCGTTCGTCGAACTCATCGGGCGCTCCGGGACCGGACAGGACATCACCTCCTACGTCTCGCTCTTGACGCCGCCGGCCCCCTCGCCGACCGTCGAGTTCGACGCGCCCGACGTCCCGATGACCGACGGGGAGACGAACAGGGAGTTCCACCTCGTGCTCGTCGACAACGGCCGGATGGCGATGCGCGAGGACGAGCAGTTGAAGGAGACGCTGTACTGTATCCGGTGTTCGGCGTGCGCGAACTCCTGCGGCAACTTCCAGAGCGTCGGCGGTCACGTCTTCGGCGGGGAGACGTACTCCGGCGGCATCGCAACCGGGTGGGAGACCGGTATCGAGGGTCTCGACGTGGCCGCGGAGTTCAACGACCTCTGCACCGGCTGTTCGCGCTGCGTCAACGCCTGCCCCGTCAAAATCGACATCCCGTGGATAAACACGGTCGTCAGAGACCGCATCAACCGCGGCGAGGGCGGGAAACTCGACTTTCTCGTCGAGGGGCTCACGCCCGACGAGGAGTCCGGCGGGTTGGACCTCGGCAAGCGCTTCTTCGGCAACTTCTCGACGGTGGCGAAACTCGGTAGCGCCACCGCACCCGTCTCGAACTGGGTGGCGGGGACGCGCCCGGCGCGACGACTCCTGGCGAAGACGGTCGGCGTCGACCCTCGCCGTGACCTCCCGTCGTTTCAGCGTGAGACGTTCCGCGCGTGGTTCGAGCGTCGCGGCGGGGCACAGGTCCCCGCCGCCAGAGCGCGGCGGGAGGCGGTCGTCTACCCCGACCTCTACACGAACCACGTGCAGGTCGAACGCGGGAAGGCGGCGGTCCGGACGCTCGAAGCGCTCGGCGTGCACGTCGTCGTTCCCGAGGTGCCGTCGAGCGGCCGCGCCCCCCTCTCACAGGGGATGGTGTCGACCGCCGCGCGCCACGCCCACGAGGTGTACGCGGCGCTGGCCGAACACGTCGACGCGAATCGCGACATCGTCGTCGTCGAACCCTCGGACCTGGCGATGTTCCGCCGCGAGTACGAGAAGTTCCTCGCGCCGAAGTCGTTCGAACGGCTCGACATGCACAGCTACGAGGTGATGGAGTACGTCTACGGACTGCTTCACGTGGGGGCCGAGACGACGCTCCTCTCGACGCCCGACGGGGACGACGCGGGCGTCGCTTACCACAGCCACTGCCAGCAGCGAACGCTCGGCCTCGAATCGTACACCGTCGCCGTGCTCGAAGACCTCGGCTACGACGTGGTCACCTCCGAGACGGAGTGCTGCGGGATGGCAGGGTCGTTCGGCTACAAATCCGAGTACTACGAACTGAGCATGGACGTCGGCGAGCCGATTCGCGAGCAGTTCGAGGCCGCCGACGCCGCGAATCGGACCGTCGTCGCCTCCGGCACCTCCTGTCTCGAACAGTTGGACGCGCTGCTGTCGCGACCGACGCGACACCCGGTCGAACTCGTCGCACCGCGCTGA
- a CDS encoding halocyanin domain-containing protein — translation MTRQRPDDGRFDAPRTVSRRTALRTAGAAAVAAMTTFAGCSTDGAGSDSTPTDMETGDATGTNETSETDETDGSTETTEATQTEAADDEEWESWFEPTDNYDEFADHTGESEVTVMVGADGIEGPHAYEPPAIRVSPETTVVWEWTGAGGTHDVIDEDGGFESELVADEGHTFEQTFDEVGTTKYFCTPHKEMGMRGGIIVEE, via the coding sequence ATGACTCGACAGCGACCGGACGACGGCCGATTTGACGCCCCCCGAACGGTTTCACGGCGGACCGCGCTGCGAACCGCAGGTGCGGCCGCCGTCGCCGCGATGACGACGTTCGCCGGCTGTTCGACCGACGGAGCGGGGTCGGACTCGACGCCCACCGACATGGAGACCGGCGACGCGACGGGAACGAACGAGACGAGTGAAACCGACGAGACGGACGGCTCGACCGAGACCACCGAGGCGACACAGACCGAGGCGGCCGACGACGAGGAGTGGGAGTCGTGGTTCGAACCGACCGACAACTACGACGAGTTCGCCGACCACACCGGCGAGAGCGAGGTGACGGTGATGGTCGGTGCGGACGGCATCGAGGGTCCGCACGCGTACGAACCGCCGGCGATTCGCGTCTCGCCGGAAACGACCGTCGTCTGGGAGTGGACCGGCGCAGGCGGCACCCACGACGTGATAGACGAGGACGGAGGCTTCGAGAGCGAACTCGTCGCCGACGAGGGCCACACGTTCGAGCAGACGTTCGACGAAGTGGGGACGACGAAGTACTTCTGTACTCCGCACAAGGAGATGGGGATGCGCGGCGGCATCATCGTCGAGGAGTAG
- a CDS encoding PRC-barrel domain-containing protein: protein MDGTPQEITTLVGREVYSNNGVYVGEVEDVRLDLDQEVVTGLALAELNRELFEGRIQRGKGVLIPYRWVRAVGDVILINDVIERLKQPEEESEIAV, encoded by the coding sequence ATGGACGGGACGCCACAAGAAATCACGACGCTCGTCGGCCGAGAGGTGTACTCCAACAACGGAGTGTACGTCGGCGAAGTCGAGGACGTGCGCCTGGACCTCGACCAGGAGGTCGTCACGGGACTCGCGCTCGCCGAACTGAACCGGGAGCTGTTCGAAGGTCGAATCCAGCGGGGCAAGGGAGTGCTCATCCCGTACCGCTGGGTCCGTGCCGTCGGCGACGTCATCCTCATCAACGACGTCATCGAGCGACTGAAGCAACCGGAAGAAGAGTCGGAAATCGCGGTCTAA
- a CDS encoding DHH family phosphoesterase, with protein MSSEVSISSMSTYAILGCGSVGHAVADELAAGGKDVLILDKDESRVEALRDQDLNAQQQDIREPEVASVVADRDVVLILSSDVEANKAAVSAIRERGGDQFVVVRASDPVSEDELTDLGADVVINPSTVIADSALRTLESGELEYKARQLADVLVETDGDLAVLTHDNPDPDSIASAVALRQIAEEYGVDADILYNGDIGHQENRAFVNLLGIDLLSRDEAKPLAEYGAVALVDHMKSGDFDVDVPIDIFIDHYEPDREFDATFTDVRPNVSSTSTILTKYIQEFDLSPSEEVATALLYGIRAETLDFKRDTTPADLTAAAYLYPFANHDTLEQVESPSMSPETLDVLAEAIQNREVQGSHLVSNAGFIRDREALAQAAQHLLNLEGITTTAVFGIAEDTIYLAARSKDIRMNIGNILQDAFKNIGEAAGHSTQASVEIPLGIFTGIETSEDNRDTLLELTEEAVRRKLFQAMGVDGSESGNGS; from the coding sequence ATGAGTTCTGAGGTCAGCATCTCTTCGATGTCTACGTACGCTATCTTGGGGTGTGGGAGCGTCGGGCATGCCGTCGCGGACGAACTCGCGGCCGGAGGGAAAGATGTCCTCATCCTCGACAAGGACGAGAGTCGGGTCGAGGCACTCCGCGACCAGGACCTGAACGCACAGCAACAGGACATCCGGGAACCGGAAGTGGCGTCGGTCGTCGCCGACCGGGACGTCGTCCTCATCCTCTCGTCGGACGTGGAGGCAAACAAGGCCGCGGTGTCGGCGATACGCGAACGCGGCGGCGACCAGTTCGTCGTCGTGCGCGCCTCCGACCCGGTCTCGGAGGACGAACTGACCGACCTCGGCGCGGACGTGGTCATCAACCCCTCGACGGTCATCGCCGACTCGGCGCTCCGAACGCTCGAATCCGGCGAGTTGGAGTACAAAGCCCGGCAGTTGGCCGACGTGCTCGTCGAGACCGACGGCGACCTGGCCGTCCTGACGCACGACAACCCCGACCCCGACTCCATCGCCAGCGCCGTCGCGCTCAGGCAGATCGCCGAGGAGTACGGCGTCGACGCCGACATCCTCTACAACGGCGACATCGGCCACCAGGAGAACCGCGCGTTCGTCAACCTCCTCGGCATCGACCTGCTGTCGCGCGACGAGGCCAAGCCGCTAGCGGAGTACGGCGCTGTCGCGCTCGTCGACCACATGAAGTCCGGCGACTTCGACGTCGACGTTCCCATCGATATCTTCATCGACCACTACGAACCCGACCGCGAGTTCGACGCGACGTTCACCGACGTCCGCCCGAACGTCTCCTCTACCTCGACGATTCTCACGAAGTACATCCAGGAGTTCGACCTCAGCCCGAGCGAGGAAGTCGCAACGGCGCTGCTGTACGGCATCCGCGCGGAGACGCTCGACTTCAAGCGCGACACGACGCCCGCGGACCTGACGGCGGCGGCGTACCTCTACCCCTTCGCGAACCACGACACGCTCGAACAGGTCGAGTCGCCGTCGATGTCACCCGAGACGTTGGACGTGCTCGCCGAAGCCATCCAAAACCGGGAAGTGCAAGGGAGTCACCTCGTCTCGAACGCGGGCTTCATCCGCGACCGTGAGGCGCTCGCGCAGGCCGCTCAGCACCTCCTGAACCTGGAGGGAATCACCACCACCGCCGTCTTCGGCATCGCCGAGGACACCATCTACCTCGCCGCGCGCTCGAAGGACATCCGGATGAACATCGGGAACATCCTGCAGGACGCGTTCAAAAACATCGGCGAGGCGGCCGGTCACTCGACGCAGGCGAGCGTCGAGATTCCGCTCGGCATCTTCACCGGTATCGAGACGAGCGAGGACAACCGTGACACGTTGCTGGAACTGACTGAGGAAGCAGTACGGCGAAAACTGTTTCAGGCGATGGGTGTCGACGGCAGCGAGAGCGGGAACGGCAGTTAG
- a CDS encoding DUF7344 domain-containing protein: protein MTLTELLDVLADERRRRILDTIERADARLPVEILANALAPDDSSDDEIKTVQVSLVHTHLPRLADAGLLTFDRDDRAVWPTSATSEALSVVDAAQKVS, encoded by the coding sequence ATGACACTCACAGAACTGCTCGACGTCCTCGCAGACGAGCGCCGCCGCCGAATCCTCGACACGATCGAGCGGGCTGACGCCCGCCTTCCGGTGGAGATACTCGCGAACGCTCTCGCTCCGGACGACTCCAGCGATGACGAGATCAAGACGGTGCAGGTCTCGCTCGTCCACACCCACCTTCCGAGGCTCGCCGACGCCGGTCTGCTAACGTTCGACCGCGACGACCGCGCGGTCTGGCCGACGTCCGCCACGTCGGAGGCGTTGTCCGTCGTCGACGCCGCACAGAAGGTGTCGTAG
- a CDS encoding pyridoxal-phosphate-dependent aminotransferase family protein yields the protein MSDAPDVDELTPPQRTLMGPGPSDVHPRVLRAMSTPLVGHLDPSFIDIMNEVQELLRYTFRTDNRWTIPVSGTGSASMEAAIGNLVEPGDTMLVPTNGYFGGRMESMAERAGGEVVEVDAPWGEPLDPADVQDAFDEHQPDVFGFVHAETSTGALQPNVSELTDIAHSHDAYVVADTVTSLGGVEFRADEWGVDVAYSGPQKCLSCPPGASPLTLNDRAMEKVLSREEQPRSWYLDLSLLEGYWGDDRSYHHTAPITNVYALREALRLVAEEGIESRWDRHLRVAGALKSGVEAMGLEMNAADDYWLPSLNAVRVPDGADDGAVISYLLDQYDLEIASGLGDLDGEIFRIGCMGHSANPKNVTYLLASLADALDAQGVDVAGDEALDAAAARLQQ from the coding sequence ATGTCCGACGCGCCCGACGTCGACGAACTGACACCGCCGCAGCGAACGCTGATGGGACCGGGACCGAGCGACGTCCACCCCCGAGTACTGCGGGCGATGAGCACGCCACTAGTCGGCCACCTCGACCCCTCGTTCATCGACATCATGAACGAGGTTCAAGAGCTCCTTCGGTACACGTTCCGCACCGACAACCGGTGGACGATCCCCGTCTCGGGGACGGGGTCGGCGTCGATGGAGGCGGCCATCGGCAACCTCGTCGAACCCGGTGACACGATGCTCGTGCCGACGAACGGCTACTTCGGCGGCCGCATGGAGAGCATGGCCGAGCGCGCCGGTGGCGAGGTCGTCGAAGTCGACGCGCCGTGGGGCGAACCGCTCGACCCCGCGGACGTCCAGGACGCCTTCGACGAGCACCAGCCCGACGTCTTCGGCTTCGTCCACGCCGAGACAAGTACCGGTGCCCTCCAGCCGAACGTCTCGGAACTGACCGACATCGCGCACAGCCACGACGCGTACGTCGTCGCCGACACCGTCACTTCCTTGGGTGGTGTCGAGTTCCGTGCCGACGAGTGGGGCGTCGACGTGGCGTACTCGGGGCCGCAGAAGTGTCTCTCCTGTCCGCCGGGTGCGAGTCCGCTGACGCTCAACGACCGCGCGATGGAGAAGGTGCTCTCCCGGGAGGAACAACCGCGGTCGTGGTATCTCGACCTCTCGCTCTTGGAGGGGTACTGGGGTGACGACCGCTCGTACCACCACACCGCCCCCATCACGAACGTCTACGCGCTGCGTGAGGCGCTTCGACTCGTCGCCGAGGAAGGCATCGAATCGCGGTGGGACCGCCACCTGCGCGTCGCTGGCGCGCTCAAATCGGGCGTCGAGGCGATGGGACTGGAGATGAACGCCGCAGACGACTACTGGTTGCCGAGTCTCAACGCCGTGCGCGTCCCCGATGGCGCGGACGACGGCGCGGTCATCTCGTATCTCCTCGACCAGTACGACCTCGAAATCGCCAGCGGCCTCGGCGACCTCGACGGTGAGATCTTCCGCATCGGCTGCATGGGTCACTCGGCGAACCCGAAGAACGTCACGTACCTGCTCGCGTCGCTCGCGGACGCGCTCGACGCGCAGGGAGTCGACGTGGCGGGCGACGAAGCGCTGGACGCGGCGGCCGCACGGCTCCAGCAGTAG